Below is a genomic region from Polypterus senegalus isolate Bchr_013 chromosome 13, ASM1683550v1, whole genome shotgun sequence.
accattcattcctggtTTGGGgcttgtctcattgttgccccccctCTAGTgccccaaagcagctgaaacttatAAACAAACCCCACTGCTACTTCAatgaccagatcaacagcccacaagtgtcactgacttgatgctgtactctcattaaaaagggttcctttcattttttgagaatatatatatacctgtatatatacatacacacacacacacacattatatatatatatatatatatatatatatatatatatatatatatatatatatatatatatatatatatatatatatatatatatatatatatatataatttcaagaCCTTAGAACAACAATACAAGTGAAGGCTCTGGTCATATCTATCAGTTCTAACAGTGTTAATACGCAAGGTGATTGGACCAGCACCACTTAAACAGAACACTCAGTATTATCACTaccaaaaacaagattttattaataattattcaatataaatTGTGCAACAATTTCAAGAAATATAATTATCAATGATTGGTCAGTTGAATTGAAATAAAGAATGCACAAAGATTAAATTTAACAAACAGACTTATCAAGGAATATACTGAAGTATTAAAACAACAGCATGCCTgcttctatatattatatataaataaaacaacaatgtaaAATGCATAAAAACCGTACAAAGCagttaaaacaacaaaagaaaaaatccagatgACATCAATTGTCTAAAAACAGACaagcaattttaaatatacagaacTTAATTAACAATCTTTAACAATAACAgaaagtgtcctttattatttacatcaatagttacattaaatatatacaactctattatgcacagtcattttaacacacagaaataaaaaaggcaaaagagaAGTAAAGAAAGAGACACATTTATTTGAGTCGGGTTGAGATGTAATCCTGAGTTTAAATGCCTCAGTGGTGCTTTCCTTGTGCTTCCAACTGTTGTACAACAAGTATGTCAAACTCTTCCCTctcactaaaaaaaacaaaacaaaaacaaccacacaaatgaacaaattctAATCATACCAACCAGAAACACTTGTGCATTTGTCATTTGAAATCACAATTCTTGACCTTGTAAAGTTTAGAATAAATGCTACATATTGCATACTTCTAAATGTAATTTTACCAATACTAAAAATGTACTAATGTATAGTTTAAAtgtcactttaaacatatatattcacatttacatatgtttagtttatattcttgtctaaattcACAACAACTGTAGGGTATTCTGTTTAACAGAATAATGgcgctgaaaagaaaaagaaaggactgtTTATTTTCCACATGACGTACCACTCACTGTATGCTGGTCCATCCATGAACAGATTTTCTGCCTCTGGCAGAGAAATCCTCTCAACTGTCTGTATAACTTTAATAAGAGCCtatcaaaaacacagaaaaagagagtatgTTACTCATAGACACACTTTCCTTTCTGTACTCATTAGAGATTTACTGAAGGCTAATTAACTTCTGGCATCAGCACATCCAGAATGATGTGAACTCTGTCAATCCTCTCAAAAGGGCCTACAGCTCTTGACAGCACTTCATCCAAGAAGTTGTAGAGGCCATCTATCAGCTCCTCATCTTCTATAGAAGTCATTACCCGGTGACCTTTAGGATTTTCATAATTTAACCATTTGGACAATACCTTACGAGATACAACAGCCTGTTGGACAAGAAAATACAAGTGTTTGGCACTATAAAGTTATCTTAGCTCTTTGCTGCCAGATAGATTACAATACCAAAGTTTTATTTGTCATCTGAACTAAGTTACCAGTAAGTGATCATCTGCTCCATGGTCCTTTATTATGAACTCCAACAACTTCTCATGTTGAGTCCTCCTGTAGGCCCTGCTGATCTCTGCAGCTGCAAAAACCTGAGCCACTTGTTCTTCAGTCAGCCGCCCCATTGCAACCACACAGCCAACCTGCTCTCCAACACTgtggacacacacaaataaatacatcagaCTGTCACATGAAGTATCTGTCTTATGCAAGCTGCCTGGTTTTGGTCTGACCAGTTGTGTTTTCTCGGAAAAGTGGACACATTGGAAGACAGTTGAAACTGTGAGGATTACTGTGTGGATCACTACAAAAACTCCTGTTGGATGTGACCTCAATAGCTTTTCTGAATACATCCATTACATCAGAGTATTATGATTGCACCAGTCAGGACACTCTCTAAAGTAATATGCAAGTCACAGAAAAGCTTTGAAgatatttttattctaattatCAAAATAACCAATCTAACACGCCCCATGTGACAACGGGTCCCAAAGCTTATGACAAT
It encodes:
- the LOC120542665 gene encoding PWWP domain-containing DNA repair factor 3A-like isoform X1, producing the protein MYSEKLLRSHPTGVFVVIHTVILTVSTVFQCVHFSEKTQLVRPKPGSLHKTDTSCDSLMYLFVCVHSVGEQVGCVVAMGRLTEEQVAQVFAAAEISRAYRRTQHEKLLEFIIKDHGADDHLLAVVSRKVLSKWLNYENPKGHRVMTSIEDEELIDGLYNFLDEVLSRAVGPFERIDRVHIILDVLMPEALIKVIQTVERISLPEAENLFMDGPAYSECEREEFDILVVQQLEAQGKHH
- the LOC120542665 gene encoding uncharacterized protein LOC120542665 isoform X2, with amino-acid sequence MYSEKLLRSHPTGVFVVIHTVILTVSTVFQCVHFSEKTQLVRPKPGSLHKTDTSCDSLMYLFVCVHSVGEQVGCVVAMGRLTEEQVAQVFAAAEISRAYRRTQHEKLLEFIIKDHGADDHLLAVVSRKALIKVIQTVERISLPEAENLFMDGPAYSECEREEFDILVVQQLEAQGKHH
- the LOC120542665 gene encoding PWWP domain-containing DNA repair factor 3A-like isoform X3, which produces MGRLTEEQVAQVFAAAEISRAYRRTQHEKLLEFIIKDHGADDHLLAVVSRKVLSKWLNYENPKGHRVMTSIEDEELIDGLYNFLDEVLSRAVGPFERIDRVHIILDVLMPEALIKVIQTVERISLPEAENLFMDGPAYSECEREEFDILVVQQLEAQGKHH